TTGTTTAGCTTCTCTTCACCCGTTAGCGGAGCACTCGTTTCGGTTTGCAACGTTGGGTTATCGGTGGCGTTTTTGTTGCTTGGGGTATCAGGTACTTGCGGCAGTGCAGTACTATTTGTGTTGGCGGCTACAACGGTAATAGTTCGCGCTGGAATAGTGGCATATTCGGTTTGTTCGGTTAGCGTGTTAAACCACGGAATAGTTATTTCTGGCAATACAAACGAGCCAGCTTCAGTTGGAATAATAGCTAATGATGTTTGACGCTGAGATATAAGGTTTTGGTCACGCTCGACGGTAGTTGTATTCGATTGATCTGGATACAACTTAAAGTTAGGCGGGTAGAATTCTGGAATGTCTGGTAACTGCTCTTCTACTACACCTAACGCGGTAAGCGTCACAATGCGCGTGACAGGTTCACCCGCAACGAAAACGTCACCTTGGGGCCATTCTTCGTCTACTCTCACCATCTCAGAAGGCAACCATGGATAATCAATGTCTGACGGTATCGGTTTTATATTTACCGTAATGTCTGGACCAACGCGATTAATCTGCTGGGTTCGATTAAAGAAACCAAAGCGCTGATTTGTATTTGCTGCCATGACTTCACCTGTGAAGATTGGGCCGCGAAGAATAAACTCTCCGGACGCCTGAGGCACGACAGCAAATTGACGCTCAATGATTTGATAACGCCTACCATTAACAATATCAGTGTATTGCTTATCTTCACCGAGCTGAGTGATTTCGGCATTTTGCATTTCGGGGGCTTGCAAACTACCGCGCTCGATATTGCTCGATAGATAGAGCTTTACCGTGTAGAGCAGTTGTTGATTTAAATACGCTTCAGTTAAATCGATATCGGTTGTAACGAAGTAGTCTCTAGCTACACCACTTTGTTCTTGGACGGGAATAACTTGTACTTCAATAGGTTTTGTACGTTTACCCTCAATCATTAGCGCTGGTATGGTAAATACGCCTTCCTTTCGAGGGAATAGGGTTGTAGTCCAGACCGTTGTGCGCTTTGTATCAAAATTCACTATTGACGTTTGACTGCTAACAGAGGTTCGACCTACAACAAAATCTTTTAACAAAGGAGAGCTATCAAAGGCGTCTCGTTCAACGCTGCCATCGGCCGTGATGGTAAGTCGAATTGCTTCATCCAACATCACTGGGTTTCTATCGATAGTGGCCTCAACTGCGTTTACATCCGCGTATGATGTGTTACCGAATACGGCAAAAAATAAAATCAAATAAGTAGATAGTGAGAGTACTTTCATTTACCAATCACTCCGGTTTGAAGGCATGCGCTGTCGTTGACGTTTTTGTGCTTCTAATTGCATCTTGCGTTTAAGCAAAAAGGCAGGGTCGTCTGGCACGCGTCGCATTAAACTTTCCATTCGTTGTAGTTCTTCTTTTTCGGCATCCGTTAGTTCGCCTTGCTGAGCTTGCATTGCCTCAGCATTGGCGTTTTGGTCTTGCTGAGACTCACGATTTTCTGCTTGTTGCTGTTCATCATTTGAATCATCAGTGTCATCTTGTTGTTGCGAGGCATCTTTATCATCCTGATCCTGCTGTTCACTCTCTCGCGATTGTGACTGCTCTTTTTGTTGATTCTGGTCTTGACCATTATCTTGTTGAGCATCGTCATTATTATCTTGTTGATTTTGCCCATCACTATTTTGGTTCTGTTGTTGCTCGCTCCCATCCTTAGGTTGGTCATTCTCACCATTTTGCTCACTTGACTGACTGTCATCGCTATCTTGCTGTTGATCATCAGATTGCTGATTGTCTTGATTCTGCTGTTCTTGTTGCTTCAAAAGCTCTTCAAGAAGCGCCTTATTCGATGCTGCATCATGCATATCTGGTGCAAGAGACAGTGCTTCACTGTATTTCTCAATTGCCTCTTCAAAGCGCCCTAATTTAGCCAACGCGTTGCCCTGGTTATACAAGCTATCTGCGCCCTCAATAGCGTTATACGCATCAAGTGCTTTTTCGTAATCGCCAGATTTGTACAGTGCAGAGGCTTTCCAAGAAGGATCGTTAAATTGGCTCGAAGCATCTTCAAAGCGTTCATTTTCATAATAAGAATGCGCTTCTTGGTCGTCGTTCAAAAAAGGTTTTTGCCACCAAGAAAGCGAAGTCTCTGCACTGCGCTCTGCAAGGGGGGGGGCAACGTTCGTATTTTGCTGCGCATGCGCGGGCACTGGTAATGTTGGACTAAGTATTCCCACTAGCAAGATAAACAGTAGCCCTTTTCTAAACGCCAACGCTGCAAACGGAAGCATCGCGAGTACCAAATAGGCGCCCACTTCTTTCCATTGATCTCCTTGGTTGTTGTCTTCTTGCTTCTCTTCATCTGACGCTTTTCTCTGCGATAGAGAAAGTGAGGCTAGGGCGTTTATATCATTGTCATTTGACGTGAATGTTTCAAATGAACCGCCGCTTGCCTTAACAACGCCACTTACCGCACTATTGTTGAGTTTAGGAATGACAATACTGCCCGAGGCGTCTTTTAGTAGCTCACCACTTAATTGACGTATTGGAGCACCTTGTGAGGTTCCCACTGTAAGTGCATTTACAGTGAAGGGAATAGACGAGACATACTCTTGTAACTCTTTTTGTTGCTGAAAGTCGATACCGTCTGTAATCCAGTAAATCATTCCTGAGTTATAGCCTGCGTTATTTAGCAGTTGTGCTGCGCTTTCAATGCCTAATAAAGGATCACTGCCCGGTACTGGCATGATCTCTGGCGATAGACTAGGCAATAGTGCTGTTATGTTATTCGCATCTTCAGTTAGGGGGGAAATAACGAAGGCATCACCCGCGTAAGCAACAAGCCCCATTTCTCCCTCGCCAAGCGCATTGACGAGATCTATGGCTTTGTACTTTGCACGGGTGAGTCTGTCGGGTGTCATGTCAGTGGCGCGCATCGATAGTGACATATCTAGCACTATCACATGCCCCATTTTTAATTGATAAACAGGCTGTGGAAGTCGTTCCCACGTAGGGCCTGCCAATGCAACTACGCTTATAAACCACACCAAGGCGAGCATCCAAAGCGGGGGGCGCTGTCCTTTCTCTGTTTTGCCAATAATCATATGTTGGTACAAATGGGGTGGGATGACCGCTTGCCAGCCCGACTGCGTAGCAACATTACGCTTTAACCAGATAAGCAATAATAACAAAGGTATCAATGCGAAAAACCAGACCGGTCGTAAAAAGTGAAAGTCACCTAATTGTAAAAACGAAGGTAAAACCGAAAAATCCATTATCTTGTCACCTCACTGTCCATGGACTTATCGTTACGCAATCCACGCTTTTGGTTTATAGCGTGAAAAGTGCTTGCTGCTATTGCGCCAAAAACCCAGCATAAAGACAGGAAAAGTGCTAACGCTAATGGGTAGTAAAAGAGTGCTGTTAGCGGGCGCATTTTTCTCGCTTCACCCTCTATCGGTTCTAATTCATCGAGCTGTTGATAAATAGCCTGCAGTTCTTGTGCGTTGCGAGCTCTGAAGTATTGACCACCTGTTGATGTTGCAATATCGGTTAGCATGTCTTCGTCAAGCTCTTGAGACGGGTTGATTTGTCTGCTGCCAAAAAAACTTTGTATCAGCATTTTATCTGCCCCTACACCAATGGTGTACACTTTCACGCCTTTGTTGATTGCCAGTTCTTTGGCCTGTTCAGGCGTGATATTACCAGCCGTATTTTGACCATCGGTCAGTAATATCAGTACGTTATTTGACTCTTCTCGTTCGTCAAAACGCTTCACTGCTAGACCAATTGCATCACCAATAGCGGTTTGCTCACCGACCAGGCCTATTACGGCCTCACTCAATAGGGTTGAAACCGTGTCTCTGTCGTACGTCAAAGGCGCTTGAACGTACGCCGTGTCTGCAAAGAGTATTAGACCAATACGGTCGCCAACGCGTCGTTGAATAAAGTCATAAACAACTGACTTCGTCATAGTTAGTCGATTAACCTGACGGCCGTTGAGTTGCATGTCATCTATTTTCATACTGCCTGATAAATCGACTGCCAGCATCATTTCACGGCCTTCATTGGGAATACTAATGGGGTCACCTAACCATTGTGGCCGAGCGGCAGCAGTAACTAACAAAAGCCAAATTAGCGCGCTTATCACCATTGGGAATGTGCGTTTGGCGATGACATTATCAGATACCGCTTCACGTGGTCGAAGCGCAGGAACTCTTAGCGCTGCTAGCTGAGTATCTGCTGTTTTTGGCACAATCAATCGAACAATAAAAGGAAGGGGAAGCGCAAAAAATACCCACCACCAAGAAAACTCAAGCATTGGTAGCCTCCATAGTGTCGCTACTCGAACTTGC
The DNA window shown above is from Alteromonas sp. KC3 and carries:
- a CDS encoding BatD family protein yields the protein MKVLSLSTYLILFFAVFGNTSYADVNAVEATIDRNPVMLDEAIRLTITADGSVERDAFDSSPLLKDFVVGRTSVSSQTSIVNFDTKRTTVWTTTLFPRKEGVFTIPALMIEGKRTKPIEVQVIPVQEQSGVARDYFVTTDIDLTEAYLNQQLLYTVKLYLSSNIERGSLQAPEMQNAEITQLGEDKQYTDIVNGRRYQIIERQFAVVPQASGEFILRGPIFTGEVMAANTNQRFGFFNRTQQINRVGPDITVNIKPIPSDIDYPWLPSEMVRVDEEWPQGDVFVAGEPVTRIVTLTALGVVEEQLPDIPEFYPPNFKLYPDQSNTTTVERDQNLISQRQTSLAIIPTEAGSFVLPEITIPWFNTLTEQTEYATIPARTITVVAANTNSTALPQVPDTPSNKNATDNPTLQTETSAPLTGEEKLNNQTAHIEESGQNNSVYFYLMLVIAVLWALTLIAWMVTYKKLKHASAAPITPASYSTNTFQHGDEKSAYDHLISVAKQGKVRELDNALQQWLATLNDGKSQRAMPGDIAESAPLKSHMERIHKLRFSSSAKNNNNEHKELSENLKSLVQDIKDTRTAWLKRTKKATNTLSNLYPAS
- a CDS encoding vWA domain-containing protein, whose product is MLEFSWWWVFFALPLPFIVRLIVPKTADTQLAALRVPALRPREAVSDNVIAKRTFPMVISALIWLLLVTAAARPQWLGDPISIPNEGREMMLAVDLSGSMKIDDMQLNGRQVNRLTMTKSVVYDFIQRRVGDRIGLILFADTAYVQAPLTYDRDTVSTLLSEAVIGLVGEQTAIGDAIGLAVKRFDEREESNNVLILLTDGQNTAGNITPEQAKELAINKGVKVYTIGVGADKMLIQSFFGSRQINPSQELDEDMLTDIATSTGGQYFRARNAQELQAIYQQLDELEPIEGEARKMRPLTALFYYPLALALFLSLCWVFGAIAASTFHAINQKRGLRNDKSMDSEVTR
- a CDS encoding vWA domain-containing protein; amino-acid sequence: MDFSVLPSFLQLGDFHFLRPVWFFALIPLLLLLIWLKRNVATQSGWQAVIPPHLYQHMIIGKTEKGQRPPLWMLALVWFISVVALAGPTWERLPQPVYQLKMGHVIVLDMSLSMRATDMTPDRLTRAKYKAIDLVNALGEGEMGLVAYAGDAFVISPLTEDANNITALLPSLSPEIMPVPGSDPLLGIESAAQLLNNAGYNSGMIYWITDGIDFQQQKELQEYVSSIPFTVNALTVGTSQGAPIRQLSGELLKDASGSIVIPKLNNSAVSGVVKASGGSFETFTSNDNDINALASLSLSQRKASDEEKQEDNNQGDQWKEVGAYLVLAMLPFAALAFRKGLLFILLVGILSPTLPVPAHAQQNTNVAPPLAERSAETSLSWWQKPFLNDDQEAHSYYENERFEDASSQFNDPSWKASALYKSGDYEKALDAYNAIEGADSLYNQGNALAKLGRFEEAIEKYSEALSLAPDMHDAASNKALLEELLKQQEQQNQDNQQSDDQQQDSDDSQSSEQNGENDQPKDGSEQQQNQNSDGQNQQDNNDDAQQDNGQDQNQQKEQSQSRESEQQDQDDKDASQQQDDTDDSNDEQQQAENRESQQDQNANAEAMQAQQGELTDAEKEELQRMESLMRRVPDDPAFLLKRKMQLEAQKRQRQRMPSNRSDW